The Planococcus versutus genome contains a region encoding:
- a CDS encoding GNAT family N-acetyltransferase, protein MEIRMLNKDEELPMALLLQADPSRKLIEEYIHRGTCFIAEVEHQLIGICVLLPTRPETMELVNIAVVEDQQGKGIGKKLVLDAIKTAQNMGYKTIEVGTGNSSLGQLALYQKCGFRINSVDVNFFIKHYAEEIFENGIQCRDMIRLSQDL, encoded by the coding sequence ATGGAAATAAGGATGTTGAATAAAGATGAAGAATTACCAATGGCGCTATTATTGCAAGCTGATCCCTCTAGAAAACTCATCGAGGAATATATTCACAGAGGCACTTGTTTTATAGCTGAAGTGGAACATCAACTTATTGGTATCTGTGTATTACTTCCAACAAGACCTGAAACCATGGAACTTGTAAATATAGCGGTGGTTGAAGATCAGCAAGGCAAAGGGATTGGTAAAAAATTAGTACTTGACGCAATCAAAACCGCACAAAATATGGGCTACAAAACCATTGAAGTTGGAACGGGCAATTCGAGCTTGGGGCAGCTTGCTCTTTATCAGAAATGTGGCTTTAGAATAAATAGCGTAGATGTTAATTTTTTTATCAAGCATTATGCTGAAGAAATTTTCGAAAACGGAATTCAATGCCGAGATATGATTCGGCTATCTCAAGATTTATAA
- a CDS encoding DUF4825 domain-containing protein, translated as MLKFMTFLFVVTLIVSGCNTKKEEDLFNFKGSHVGDNSAVINIVSQLKGATYSKDFELKTTEEPYGIILNYDWSDSEMNYKKTSIYNATFLFALIENLDWVTFNFDNQPYKITRESLQNWYGENLNELENESKTEKLIQRHLEDDSKINQLFN; from the coding sequence ATGCTGAAATTCATGACATTTTTATTCGTTGTCACTTTAATCGTAAGTGGCTGTAATACAAAAAAAGAAGAAGATCTATTTAATTTCAAAGGTTCGCACGTAGGAGATAATAGTGCTGTGATTAACATCGTGAGTCAATTAAAGGGTGCTACGTATTCGAAGGATTTTGAACTTAAAACAACCGAAGAACCGTATGGCATTATTTTGAACTACGATTGGTCGGATTCAGAAATGAATTATAAAAAAACATCTATTTATAATGCTACTTTTTTATTTGCATTAATTGAAAACTTGGACTGGGTAACATTCAATTTTGATAATCAACCATACAAAATAACAAGAGAAAGTCTTCAAAATTGGTATGGTGAAAACCTTAATGAGTTAGAAAACGAAAGCAAAACAGAAAAGCTTATACAGAGGCATTTGGAAGACGACAGTAAAATAAATCAGTTATTCAATTAA